A window of Bacteroidota bacterium contains these coding sequences:
- a CDS encoding DUF4476 domain-containing protein, which yields MKLISTLFISIVSFLTICAQQNISAVSIEINGNRNLQVSVDGKGFDLRNSATSGTKTSIAFNNLGSGQHTIQITRTEVIPGVKETIPVLFNLRYGFDMLIIVNENGSLQLTETKKILVQETTPMSNADFNTLLKNVRAQATVNGRRSVIANAFNNTNNYFTTFQVEQLLQLVNSESYRLQLAKLSYRGITDPDSFSQLYDLFTTQASKNELEEYVNSYKDTINQQAPMMDAEFNTLYQGIRNQRYTSTQMNSLTDAFNNTNYYFTSSQASRLIQIMSLESNRLQLAKLSYRSIVDTANFIQVINLLGMQSNKNELIAYIRNYNGIPSKTPISDAMFNVLYQDIKNQRTLSLQMASLTNVFNDTINYFTTYQAGQFIQIVTAETNRLQLAKLSYRGIVDTANFIQVYNLLPTQAAKNDLKAYVMNYNNPGSGNTPKIPMSDADYNSLYQSVQLQFFPGEKMIYLTTAFSNTYNYFTSAQAKRLILLVSLESNRLQLAKLSYRSITDRNNFNILYDMFTSQASKNDLEAYVKAYKD from the coding sequence ATGAAACTGATATCCACCCTTTTTATAAGCATTGTAAGCTTCCTTACGATTTGTGCCCAACAAAATATAAGTGCTGTGTCTATTGAAATCAACGGGAATAGAAACTTACAGGTATCGGTAGATGGAAAAGGCTTTGACCTTAGAAACAGTGCAACAAGCGGCACTAAAACTAGTATTGCTTTTAATAACCTCGGATCAGGACAGCATACAATACAGATCACCCGTACCGAAGTAATTCCAGGTGTCAAAGAAACCATTCCTGTTTTGTTTAATCTCAGGTATGGATTTGACATGCTGATCATTGTTAACGAAAATGGAAGCCTGCAACTAACCGAGACAAAGAAAATACTGGTACAGGAAACCACCCCAATGAGCAATGCTGATTTCAATACTTTACTGAAAAATGTAAGAGCTCAGGCCACAGTTAATGGAAGAAGATCAGTAATAGCCAATGCATTTAATAATACCAATAATTATTTCACCACTTTCCAGGTGGAGCAGTTGCTTCAATTAGTAAACTCTGAAAGTTACAGGCTGCAGTTAGCTAAATTATCTTATCGCGGCATTACCGATCCTGATAGCTTCAGCCAATTATATGACCTGTTTACGACCCAGGCAAGCAAAAATGAATTAGAGGAATATGTAAATAGTTACAAGGATACTATCAATCAGCAGGCGCCAATGATGGATGCTGAATTCAATACTTTATACCAGGGTATCAGGAATCAACGATATACCAGCACACAAATGAATTCACTCACCGATGCATTTAATAATACTAATTATTATTTCACATCTTCCCAGGCAAGTCGGCTGATTCAAATAATGAGTTTGGAAAGCAACAGGTTGCAATTGGCTAAATTATCCTATCGCAGTATTGTAGACACTGCCAATTTCATCCAGGTAATTAATTTGCTCGGTATGCAGAGCAATAAAAATGAATTGATAGCATATATCAGAAATTATAATGGTATTCCTTCTAAAACTCCTATATCCGATGCAATGTTTAATGTATTATACCAGGATATTAAAAACCAAAGGACACTGAGTCTTCAGATGGCTTCTTTAACCAATGTATTTAATGACACCATTAATTATTTCACCACTTACCAGGCAGGTCAATTCATTCAAATAGTTACTGCTGAAACCAATAGGCTACAATTAGCTAAATTATCTTACCGTGGCATTGTAGATACAGCCAATTTTATACAGGTTTATAATTTATTGCCTACACAAGCTGCAAAAAATGATTTGAAGGCTTATGTAATGAATTATAATAACCCTGGTTCTGGTAATACTCCAAAAATTCCGATGTCAGATGCTGATTACAATTCTTTATATCAGAGTGTTCAATTGCAGTTTTTTCCAGGTGAAAAAATGATCTATCTTACTACTGCCTTCAGTAATACATATAACTATTTTACGAGTGCACAGGCAAAACGATTAATTCTGTTAGTATCGTTGGAAAGCAACAGGCTACAGTTAGCCAAATTATCTTATCGTTCAATTACAGACAGGAATAATTTCAACATTCTGTATGATATGTTTACCAGCCAGGCAAGCAAGAATGACCTGGAAGCGTATGTGAAAGCTTATAAAGATTGA
- a CDS encoding protease has product MQTKKFLYSTGVAAMLAVAIVSCQKSTTKSADPNALSQDEKSLVASAGFNSNWVERRSDGNYLIEGDILLTRTQLEEMAGAAPTNNFIVADEEHYRTFNVVSTPVSGVRTITVSLGSGFPAYYSTGLDNALARYNGLGDLKIVFQRVASGGQIHITGANLGNSGGGCILGQASGFPTSSGNPSSGFTLSTSSCATTYLNTTDKVDEVMAHEIGHCIGFRHTDYKRRNSCGPGAGESAGSIGAVYIPGTPTNVNGSYNSWMMACTNGSPILNADDAIALRYVY; this is encoded by the coding sequence ATGCAAACTAAAAAATTTCTTTATTCAACTGGAGTTGCAGCAATGCTTGCTGTTGCAATTGTTAGTTGTCAAAAATCAACGACCAAATCTGCAGATCCAAATGCTTTGAGCCAAGATGAGAAATCGTTGGTAGCTTCAGCTGGTTTCAATAGTAATTGGGTTGAAAGAAGATCAGATGGAAATTATCTTATTGAAGGAGATATTCTTCTTACCAGGACTCAATTGGAAGAAATGGCCGGTGCAGCACCTACCAATAATTTCATTGTCGCTGATGAAGAACATTACCGTACGTTTAATGTAGTAAGCACTCCAGTTTCCGGAGTAAGAACAATAACAGTAAGCTTAGGTTCTGGTTTTCCGGCTTATTATTCTACCGGACTTGATAATGCTTTGGCCAGGTATAATGGTTTGGGAGATTTAAAAATTGTATTTCAAAGAGTAGCTTCAGGTGGCCAGATCCATATCACCGGTGCTAACCTTGGCAATTCTGGTGGCGGATGTATATTAGGTCAGGCTTCTGGCTTTCCAACTTCAAGTGGTAATCCTTCATCTGGTTTTACACTCAGCACCAGCAGTTGTGCAACTACTTATTTAAACACGACTGATAAAGTAGACGAAGTAATGGCACATGAGATTGGCCATTGCATCGGTTTCCGTCATACTGATTATAAGAGAAGAAACAGTTGCGGTCCCGGTGCCGGTGAGTCTGCAGGCAGCATTGGCGCTGTTTATATTCCTGGAACTCCCACAAATGTAAACGGATCCTATAATTCATGGATGATGGCTTGTACAAATGGCAGCCCCATCTTAAATGCAGATGATGCAATTGCATTGAGATATGTCTATTAA
- a CDS encoding OmpA family protein, with translation MIHPMKKAIYCFILFLCFQCLSAQPAINIAQNDTARLIQQKENIITAATIIKVENMGEVINTPLNELRPTISADGNLLFFIRENDPYNTKYNSVRNSQDIWFAMRDSFGIWSEAVHLGYPLNTAFYNSVFWISPDNNRILIRGAFINGDYVGNGVSMCQLQENGYWSKPEALRIKNYAKYDKGLRSGATMAHDGKTLLLYMSPEKESFVNDIYVCFLQTDGTWSEPKSLGKKINLEKHDEMTPYLAADGETLYFSSNRPGGLGDNDIWMTKRLDMTWQKWSDPVNLGSPINTPDWDAFFTLDAGGEFAYLTNIENGYGESDIVKVKLLEKERPKPIVMVTGNVYNAKTKQPLSASLIYQTLPDGAEAGNGISNPIDGSFKIILPYDKNYLIRATADKFFAQSENLNLDSLVKVGYKEIHKDLYLVPIEIGQVVRLNNVFFDFDKWNLRPESFVELDRVVKLLEENPAIEIEMSAHTDSYGSDDYNFKLSDNRARSVMEYILSKGIAPTRIVSHGYGETVPVVPNDTPENRQLNRRVEFKILKN, from the coding sequence ATGATCCATCCTATGAAAAAAGCCATTTACTGCTTTATCCTTTTTTTATGTTTTCAATGTTTATCGGCGCAACCAGCTATTAACATAGCTCAAAACGATACAGCCCGCCTGATACAGCAAAAAGAAAATATAATTACAGCAGCTACTATTATTAAGGTAGAGAACATGGGCGAGGTTATCAATACACCGCTTAACGAATTAAGACCGACCATCTCTGCAGATGGAAACCTGTTATTTTTTATCCGTGAAAATGACCCATACAATACAAAATATAATTCCGTTCGAAACTCACAGGATATTTGGTTTGCTATGCGGGATAGTTTTGGCATCTGGAGTGAAGCAGTCCATCTTGGCTATCCACTTAATACAGCTTTTTACAATTCGGTATTTTGGATATCTCCTGATAACAACAGGATTTTAATACGTGGAGCTTTCATCAATGGAGATTATGTTGGTAATGGTGTAAGTATGTGTCAACTGCAGGAAAATGGTTACTGGAGCAAACCTGAAGCATTACGAATAAAAAACTATGCAAAGTATGACAAGGGGTTGCGTTCAGGAGCTACTATGGCACATGATGGAAAAACATTATTACTGTATATGTCACCGGAAAAAGAAAGTTTTGTCAATGATATTTATGTATGCTTTTTACAAACAGATGGCACCTGGTCCGAGCCAAAATCACTTGGTAAAAAAATTAACCTGGAAAAACACGATGAGATGACACCTTATTTAGCGGCAGATGGTGAAACGCTTTACTTCAGTAGTAACCGGCCCGGTGGACTTGGCGACAATGATATTTGGATGACCAAACGCCTTGATATGACCTGGCAAAAATGGAGCGACCCAGTTAATCTTGGCAGTCCTATTAATACTCCCGATTGGGATGCCTTCTTTACGCTGGATGCCGGTGGAGAATTTGCGTATTTAACCAACATCGAAAACGGATATGGCGAATCCGATATAGTAAAAGTGAAACTGTTGGAAAAAGAAAGACCCAAACCGATCGTAATGGTAACAGGGAATGTGTACAATGCAAAAACAAAACAGCCACTGTCTGCCTCTCTTATTTATCAAACACTGCCAGATGGTGCAGAAGCCGGTAATGGAATATCAAATCCAATAGATGGTTCTTTTAAGATCATATTGCCTTATGACAAAAATTATTTAATAAGAGCTACCGCTGATAAATTTTTTGCGCAATCAGAAAACCTGAACCTTGATTCGCTGGTAAAAGTTGGGTATAAAGAAATACATAAAGATCTTTACCTGGTGCCTATTGAGATCGGGCAAGTAGTAAGGCTGAACAATGTATTTTTTGATTTTGATAAATGGAACCTGCGACCAGAATCATTTGTAGAATTGGATCGTGTAGTGAAATTGCTGGAAGAAAACCCTGCTATTGAAATTGAAATGAGTGCACATACTGACAGTTATGGTTCGGATGATTATAATTTTAAACTAAGTGATAACCGTGCAAGATCAGTAATGGAATATATTCTTTCAAAAGGCATTGCTCCTACCCGAATCGTATCACATGGATATGGTGAAACGGTACCTGTAGTACCTAATGATACACCGGAAAACAGGCAGCTGAATCGAAGAGTTGAGTTTAAGATATTGAAGAATTAA
- a CDS encoding metallophosphoesterase → MLKILTIIIATVLLAWIKIPSAKQQPPADGTPLTIDGPYVLYKGDSILVQYIDSANGQLSLRSKHLEQSKKDQLQLEVQTDEAGKTFKVKLQPTLNIQKSSYNKPKKMLVVSDIEGEFSAFRKLLQGNAVIDANYQWIFGDGHLVLVGDFVDRGTMVTEVLWLIYSLESQAEAAGGKVHYILGNHEIMNMNGDHHYVHPRYIAHADSMHISYLKLFSQQAELGRWLATKNITERIGNVLFAHGGFSPYMNDAQIPLKAINDTARIYYSDTSSRFPSVYSELLFSDESPFWYRGYYYGKPRATQSQVDSTLNIYDCKYIVTGHTVIANEVVSAYKGRVIDIDVHHKEGHSEALLFDGAKSYRVNAKGEQMTITSMH, encoded by the coding sequence ATGCTGAAAATTTTAACCATAATAATTGCAACAGTATTGCTTGCATGGATAAAGATACCCTCTGCAAAACAACAACCGCCAGCTGATGGAACGCCACTAACTATTGATGGGCCTTATGTACTTTACAAAGGGGATTCAATACTTGTTCAATATATTGATTCAGCAAATGGTCAGTTATCGTTACGAAGCAAACACCTTGAACAATCGAAAAAGGATCAATTGCAACTGGAAGTACAAACTGATGAAGCAGGCAAAACTTTCAAAGTAAAACTGCAACCCACCCTTAACATTCAAAAAAGCAGCTACAACAAACCTAAAAAAATGCTGGTAGTATCTGATATCGAAGGCGAGTTTTCAGCTTTTCGTAAACTCCTGCAGGGAAATGCTGTGATAGATGCAAACTATCAATGGATCTTTGGAGATGGTCATTTAGTACTGGTCGGTGATTTTGTTGACCGCGGCACTATGGTCACTGAAGTACTCTGGCTGATATACTCACTCGAAAGCCAGGCCGAAGCTGCTGGTGGAAAAGTTCACTATATTTTGGGCAATCATGAGATCATGAACATGAATGGTGATCATCATTATGTTCATCCACGATATATCGCACATGCTGATAGTATGCATATTTCTTATTTGAAATTATTTAGTCAACAAGCTGAGTTGGGACGCTGGCTCGCAACTAAAAATATAACTGAACGGATCGGCAATGTACTGTTTGCGCATGGCGGCTTTTCTCCTTATATGAATGATGCACAAATACCGCTGAAAGCAATCAATGATACGGCACGCATTTATTATTCCGATACGAGTTCCAGGTTTCCCAGTGTCTATTCCGAGTTATTATTCAGTGATGAGAGCCCATTCTGGTACCGTGGTTATTATTATGGTAAACCCCGGGCCACTCAGTCACAAGTAGACAGCACACTTAATATATATGATTGCAAGTATATCGTTACCGGGCATACTGTGATCGCTAATGAAGTTGTTTCGGCTTATAAGGGTAGGGTTATCGATATCGATGTACATCACAAAGAAGGTCACTCTGAGGCTTTGTTATTTGATGGTGCAAAATCATATAGAGTGAATGCTAAGGGTGAGCAGATGACAATTACCAGCATGCACTAA
- a CDS encoding sulfite exporter TauE/SafE family protein translates to MELFSTYSILNLVLIFSGAFILGLAKAGLKGIDMLNVTMMALVFGGKASTGIVLPLLCAADIAAVIYYHRHAQWKHFWKLLPWMTAGILIGVFAGKDLDEAIFRKIMAVIIILTVIIMLVMEFIKTENVPTHPLFAASTGVVAGITTMLGNLAGAFSNLYFLAMRMAKNDFIGTAAWLFLVINLFKLPFQVFYWKNITTSSLQIDLWLLPALAIGFWLGIKIVKHINDGNYRKAVIVLTLIGATVVFLK, encoded by the coding sequence ATGGAGTTATTCTCAACGTATTCAATTTTGAACCTGGTGCTGATATTCAGTGGGGCATTTATCCTGGGACTGGCAAAAGCCGGACTGAAAGGGATTGACATGCTGAATGTGACCATGATGGCCCTGGTATTCGGTGGCAAAGCATCTACAGGCATTGTATTGCCTTTATTATGTGCGGCAGATATTGCAGCAGTGATCTATTATCACCGGCATGCACAATGGAAACATTTTTGGAAATTACTGCCATGGATGACTGCAGGAATTTTGATCGGCGTATTTGCAGGCAAGGATTTGGATGAAGCAATTTTCAGAAAGATAATGGCTGTGATCATTATTCTTACTGTTATCATTATGCTGGTTATGGAGTTTATCAAAACTGAAAATGTACCAACACATCCGTTGTTTGCTGCCAGTACAGGCGTGGTGGCAGGCATTACTACTATGCTTGGAAATTTAGCGGGAGCATTTTCAAATCTTTACTTTTTAGCGATGCGAATGGCGAAGAATGATTTTATCGGAACAGCTGCCTGGTTATTTTTAGTGATCAATTTATTTAAACTTCCATTCCAGGTATTCTACTGGAAAAATATTACCACAAGTAGCTTACAAATTGATCTTTGGTTATTACCTGCATTGGCGATTGGTTTTTGGCTGGGAATAAAAATTGTGAAGCATATAAATGATGGCAACTACCGTAAAGCAGTGATCGTACTTACCTTGATCGGCGCTACTGTGGTTTTCTTAAAATGA
- a CDS encoding response regulator, with protein MSNTTTLKQKLAKKILVVEDEGEIGLVLDMVLNKGSVELDYVSNLLAADEYLQKQQPSVIILDNKLPDGFGVDFIGYIKKKYPSIKIIMISGLVTARDVALENGADLFFEKPFSMEEFENAVTRLLQ; from the coding sequence ATGTCAAACACAACTACGCTTAAACAAAAATTGGCAAAAAAAATTCTTGTTGTTGAAGATGAAGGCGAAATAGGCTTAGTACTGGATATGGTCCTTAACAAAGGATCAGTTGAACTGGATTATGTAAGTAATCTTTTGGCAGCTGATGAGTATCTTCAAAAACAACAACCTTCAGTAATTATACTGGACAATAAACTTCCCGATGGATTCGGAGTTGATTTTATCGGTTATATTAAGAAAAAATATCCTTCTATCAAGATCATCATGATCTCAGGTTTAGTAACAGCCCGTGATGTGGCTTTGGAAAATGGCGCCGACCTGTTTTTTGAAAAACCTTTTTCAATGGAAGAATTTGAAAATGCAGTAACCCGGCTTTTGCAGTGA
- a CDS encoding RNA-binding protein, which yields MNMYVSNLSFHTNEEALRTLFAAFGNVKSAKIITDRESGQSRGFGFVEMDVAAEAEAAMKSLNNKDIEGRALSVSVAREKAPRSDNKRW from the coding sequence ATGAACATGTATGTTTCGAATTTAAGCTTTCACACAAATGAGGAAGCTTTAAGAACTTTATTTGCTGCCTTTGGAAATGTAAAATCAGCAAAAATTATTACTGACAGGGAAAGCGGACAAAGCCGTGGTTTTGGTTTTGTTGAAATGGATGTTGCAGCGGAAGCTGAAGCAGCTATGAAAAGCCTGAACAATAAGGATATTGAAGGAAGAGCCTTATCAGTTTCAGTTGCAAGGGAAAAAGCACCCCGCTCTGATAATAAAAGATGGTAA
- a CDS encoding LLM class flavin-dependent oxidoreductase: MELGVGMFGDNHYSKDGKPQSAGQRLRELIEEIKLMDEVGLDFYGIGEHHRPDYAVSAPEIILAAASGVTKNIKLGSAVSVLSSSDPVKLYQSFATIDQLSNGRAELMAGRGSFIESFPLFGYDLNDYDDLFEEKLELLLKINKDNPISWKGKFRAELKGQQILPRAVNDHLNIWVAVGGTPESVVRAAKHGLPVIFAIIGGDPVQFKPLFNYYKDLYKQFGHDVNKFQVGVHMHAFFGEDSKKIADEYYPIYSTQMDRVGQSRGWPPYQKQQYDIGRSKNGHLIIGDANEAIDKILHMQELFGLTRFSAHMDVGGPSHQSLMKSIEIYGTKIAPKVKKALEGSNKISMLSQHK; encoded by the coding sequence ATGGAATTAGGCGTAGGAATGTTTGGTGATAATCATTATTCCAAAGATGGGAAACCACAATCGGCCGGGCAGCGTTTGCGGGAGCTTATTGAAGAAATAAAACTGATGGATGAAGTAGGGCTTGACTTTTATGGAATTGGTGAGCATCATCGTCCTGACTATGCGGTCTCTGCACCGGAAATAATCCTGGCAGCAGCTTCTGGCGTTACCAAAAATATTAAACTGGGCAGTGCTGTTTCTGTATTAAGTTCGTCGGACCCGGTAAAACTCTATCAAAGTTTTGCAACGATTGACCAACTATCAAATGGCAGGGCAGAACTTATGGCTGGTCGCGGCAGTTTTATCGAATCATTTCCTTTGTTCGGTTACGATCTGAATGATTATGATGATCTGTTTGAGGAGAAACTGGAATTGCTGCTGAAAATAAATAAGGATAATCCCATTAGTTGGAAAGGCAAATTCCGAGCTGAATTAAAAGGTCAACAAATATTGCCACGTGCTGTCAACGATCATCTGAATATTTGGGTGGCCGTGGGTGGCACACCTGAGTCAGTAGTAAGAGCTGCTAAACATGGGCTGCCTGTAATATTTGCTATCATTGGTGGCGATCCTGTACAATTCAAACCATTGTTTAATTATTACAAGGATTTGTACAAGCAGTTTGGTCATGATGTAAATAAATTCCAGGTAGGTGTGCATATGCATGCATTTTTTGGTGAAGACAGTAAGAAAATAGCTGATGAATATTACCCCATCTACTCCACGCAGATGGATAGAGTAGGCCAAAGTCGGGGATGGCCTCCTTACCAGAAACAACAGTATGATATCGGCCGAAGTAAGAACGGGCATTTAATTATTGGTGATGCCAATGAAGCCATTGATAAAATTTTACATATGCAGGAATTGTTTGGCCTCACCCGTTTCTCTGCACATATGGATGTAGGTGGACCTTCGCATCAATCGCTGATGAAATCAATAGAGATTTACGGAACTAAGATTGCGCCGAAGGTGAAAAAAGCGTTGGAGGGAAGTAATAAAATTTCGATGCTCTCGCAACATAAATAA
- a CDS encoding metallophosphoesterase: MKRSKFLQTSAAIIGSTFLPSSSFAEENHKPGKIRFAYLTDIHLKPDLTAETGMAKAFQHAQSLKPKIDFIINGGDSIMDSLEADKQKTQTQWDLFHSILKKENNLPIYHCIGNHDVWGWFLKNDKPEADKLYGKQWVVETLEMPKRYYSFTKDKWHFIVLDSTQLNPAGGYIAYLDPEQLSWLQQELEQSKDKFICIVSHIPILSICAGLFFNKTETNGDLKIQRNLMHTDFLALKKIFLSNPNIKVCLSGHIHLQDEIEYLGVKYYCNGAVSGNWWKGSYQEFAPAYAVFEFYDDGRFVRTMINYA, encoded by the coding sequence ATGAAAAGAAGTAAATTTTTACAAACCTCGGCCGCTATAATCGGCAGCACCTTTTTACCATCCAGCAGCTTTGCTGAAGAAAATCATAAACCAGGTAAAATAAGATTTGCTTACCTGACCGATATACATCTAAAACCTGATCTTACTGCTGAAACAGGTATGGCAAAAGCCTTTCAGCATGCACAATCATTAAAACCTAAAATTGATTTTATCATTAATGGTGGTGATTCCATTATGGATTCTCTCGAAGCGGACAAACAAAAAACACAAACCCAATGGGATCTTTTTCATTCTATTTTAAAAAAGGAAAATAACCTGCCCATTTATCACTGTATTGGCAATCATGATGTGTGGGGCTGGTTTTTAAAAAATGATAAACCCGAAGCTGATAAATTATATGGCAAGCAATGGGTGGTGGAAACATTGGAAATGCCCAAACGTTATTACAGCTTCACTAAAGATAAATGGCATTTTATTGTGCTGGACAGTACGCAACTCAACCCGGCCGGTGGGTATATCGCTTACCTGGATCCGGAACAATTAAGTTGGCTACAGCAGGAACTGGAACAATCAAAAGATAAATTCATTTGCATTGTATCGCATATTCCTATTCTCTCTATCTGTGCCGGATTATTCTTTAATAAAACAGAAACTAATGGCGATTTGAAAATTCAACGTAACCTGATGCACACTGATTTCCTTGCGTTGAAAAAAATATTCCTCTCTAATCCCAATATAAAAGTTTGCCTGAGTGGTCATATTCATTTACAAGATGAAATCGAATACCTGGGTGTTAAGTATTATTGCAATGGTGCTGTTTCAGGCAACTGGTGGAAAGGATCATACCAGGAATTTGCACCGGCTTATGCAGTTTTTGAATTCTATGATGACGGCAGGTTTGTAAGAACGATGATAAATTATGCATAA
- a CDS encoding protease, giving the protein MLFHSIVQTLVKSLLSLIHFFFTQTEFVCENVFIFGNSLLPKNFLNMRKLFIPAGLALVLTGAILSCQKSATKTEDRNALTTDEKAMIVSAGFNGNWAERRPDGNFLIEGDILMTKTQLQEMAGTGSSNDLIIADEEHYRTTNVVATPVSGTRTITVSLGSGFPSYYSTGLDAALARYNGYGLKINFQRVASGGEIHITGANLGTSGGGCILGQASGFPTGSGNPSSGFTLSTSSCAISYLNSSRKVDEVVAHEMGHCIGFRHTDFMNRSSCGQNANEGSAGVGAIHIPGTPTTVAGNYKSWMMACTDGSPSFSSADGTALNYVY; this is encoded by the coding sequence ATGTTATTTCATTCTATAGTTCAAACACTGGTAAAATCACTATTATCACTTATACATTTTTTTTTCACACAGACTGAATTTGTATGTGAAAATGTTTTTATATTCGGTAATTCACTTTTACCCAAAAACTTTTTAAATATGAGAAAGCTTTTTATCCCGGCCGGGTTGGCATTAGTGCTTACCGGTGCAATCTTAAGTTGTCAAAAATCAGCAACCAAAACCGAAGACCGTAACGCATTAACTACCGATGAAAAAGCAATGATCGTTTCAGCAGGCTTTAATGGTAATTGGGCGGAAAGAAGACCCGATGGTAATTTTTTAATTGAAGGCGATATCCTGATGACCAAAACTCAATTGCAGGAAATGGCTGGTACAGGTTCATCGAATGACCTGATCATTGCCGATGAAGAACATTACCGCACAACTAATGTTGTTGCTACTCCTGTTTCAGGTACAAGAACAATTACAGTAAGTCTTGGCTCCGGATTTCCTTCTTATTATTCTACCGGCTTAGATGCTGCACTAGCCCGTTATAATGGTTATGGACTAAAAATAAATTTTCAAAGAGTAGCATCCGGCGGTGAGATACATATAACTGGTGCAAACCTTGGTACTTCTGGCGGCGGTTGTATTTTAGGACAGGCATCAGGATTTCCTACTGGCAGCGGCAATCCTTCATCTGGATTTACGCTTAGCACTAGTAGTTGCGCAATCAGCTATTTAAACAGTTCAAGAAAAGTGGATGAGGTAGTTGCGCATGAGATGGGCCATTGTATTGGCTTCCGTCATACTGATTTTATGAACCGTTCAAGCTGCGGGCAAAATGCGAATGAAGGCAGTGCAGGTGTTGGTGCTATCCATATTCCGGGTACACCTACAACAGTTGCTGGTAATTATAAATCATGGATGATGGCTTGTACAGATGGCAGTCCTAGTTTTAGCAGCGCCGATGGCACTGCATTAAACTATGTTTATTAA